The Nocardioides sp. S5 genome includes a window with the following:
- a CDS encoding glycosyltransferase family 1 protein, translating into MNRPTVFVDMLSYTGTKGGMETYTRELYREIGSMDTAFDFVALASAEGGRMDLSWFPGEVIRSRISGENRFVWAAGELVASSLHARRRHADLVHCPATLGPVRTSMPTVLTIHDMLYWSHPDSMVTPFYTKPVMWMERRAAANAARIITDSAVSAAEIHKYLGFPTDRLHVVPLAAKAPGPVQRDGVGENLVLASGQRRPYKNWDALVRALALVDESVRPRLVITGAGPGPDPLEDVVRRTGMEPWVELKGWIDSAELDDLRRRARAMAYPTLAEGFGLPVLEAMSIGLPLIASDLPVLREVGGDAALWFDPLDDASIAAAITTLATRPEVAQRLARDGLAQAATFSWRRVAEETLEVFERTLRESAR; encoded by the coding sequence ATGAACCGCCCCACCGTCTTCGTCGACATGCTCTCCTACACCGGCACCAAGGGGGGGATGGAGACCTACACCCGCGAGCTCTACCGCGAGATCGGCTCGATGGACACCGCGTTCGACTTCGTCGCGCTCGCCAGCGCGGAGGGCGGCCGGATGGACCTGTCGTGGTTCCCGGGCGAGGTGATCCGCTCGCGGATCAGTGGCGAGAACCGCTTCGTCTGGGCCGCTGGAGAGCTCGTCGCGTCCAGCCTCCACGCGCGCAGGCGGCACGCGGACCTGGTGCACTGCCCGGCCACGCTCGGCCCCGTGCGTACGTCGATGCCGACCGTGCTGACGATCCACGACATGCTCTACTGGAGCCACCCCGACTCGATGGTGACGCCGTTCTACACCAAGCCCGTGATGTGGATGGAGCGGCGGGCCGCGGCCAACGCCGCGCGCATCATCACCGACTCGGCCGTCTCCGCCGCCGAGATCCACAAGTACCTCGGCTTCCCGACCGACCGGCTGCACGTCGTGCCGCTGGCAGCCAAGGCTCCCGGCCCGGTCCAGCGCGACGGCGTGGGGGAGAACCTCGTCCTGGCCAGTGGCCAGCGGCGGCCCTACAAGAACTGGGACGCCCTCGTACGAGCGCTCGCGCTGGTGGATGAGTCGGTGCGCCCGCGCCTGGTGATCACCGGGGCAGGCCCCGGACCCGACCCGCTGGAGGACGTCGTCCGCCGCACCGGGATGGAGCCGTGGGTCGAGCTCAAGGGCTGGATCGACAGTGCCGAGCTGGACGACCTGCGTCGGCGCGCCCGGGCGATGGCGTACCCCACGCTCGCGGAGGGCTTCGGGCTTCCGGTGCTCGAGGCCATGTCGATCGGCCTGCCGCTGATCGCCTCGGACCTGCCGGTGCTGCGTGAGGTCGGGGGCGACGCCGCGCTGTGGTTCGACCCGCTGGACGACGCCTCGATCGCGGCCGCGATCACCACTCTGGCGACCCGGCCCGAGGTGGCGCAGCGCCTGGCGCGCGACGGTCTCGCGCAGGCGGCGACGTTCAGCTGGCGTCGTGTCGCCGAGGAGACGCTCGAGGTGTTCGAGCGCACCCTGCGCGAGAGCGCTCGCTGA
- a CDS encoding acyltransferase family protein, with protein MSRTTSAPTDEVGQSDPTVVRPDHTAVPTHHRPDIQALRALAVTLVVAYHFWPASIPGGFVGVDVFFVISGFLITSALLRRPPEGVRDLGAFWARRILRLIPAAALTIAVTLVVVWAFRPTPEWAPAARHGLTSMFYVENWRLISDATDYLRANATASPFQHFWSLSIEEQFYVLWPLLVGLGALLDRRLRRAGVAVLVLLGTVTAASLLWSLTLSWSEPAEAYFATPARMWQLGAGGVLAWMLLHQRRRPGANVRGAYALAGLALVLASSLLITGETVYPGWAALVPTLAAALLIHADDPDGPLSLRRLTHSRPVQLVGDCSYAIYLWHWPIVVLAPGVLGVQRGLVLSLALIGLTLALSWASTRYVENALRPRSGTTFVGRRAVLVLAVCSLLVVGIAWSMLRASESAVRASEDRVRDLVPTSLEPTCVGAGALDPDLDCEEPTELVTTPEFTRGDLPLSVIVGQCINWPPFGELVSCPVGDTTQPERKVALLGNSHAGHWEPALTAIAQEHQWQVDTYVIGVCQPTTDNAAAPSVDPAETDTCDALVDEALDRIVAEHDLVVMSTLDRDSTSPDIYEATLRRLTDAGVPVLVIRDTPAPMDPDYDTVACVSEHLEDTTACDGTPEEWVGQDPLTEAAEALDSDLVTTVDLEDHICREDVCPAVIGGVIVYADYNHLSATYSATLAPYLEPAALEAMATGD; from the coding sequence GTGAGCCGTACGACGTCCGCGCCCACCGACGAGGTCGGTCAGTCCGACCCGACGGTGGTGCGGCCCGACCACACGGCCGTTCCCACCCACCACCGCCCGGACATCCAGGCTCTTCGTGCGCTCGCCGTGACCCTGGTGGTGGCCTACCACTTCTGGCCGGCGAGCATCCCCGGCGGTTTCGTCGGGGTGGACGTCTTCTTCGTCATCTCGGGCTTCCTCATCACCAGCGCGCTGCTGCGCCGACCGCCGGAGGGCGTCCGGGACCTGGGCGCCTTCTGGGCGCGGCGCATCCTGCGGCTGATCCCCGCGGCCGCGCTGACGATCGCGGTGACGCTGGTGGTGGTGTGGGCGTTCCGGCCGACACCGGAGTGGGCGCCTGCCGCACGGCACGGACTCACCTCGATGTTCTACGTCGAGAACTGGCGGCTCATCTCCGACGCCACCGACTACCTCCGGGCCAACGCCACCGCGTCTCCGTTCCAGCACTTCTGGTCGCTGTCGATCGAGGAGCAGTTCTACGTCCTGTGGCCGCTGCTCGTCGGGCTGGGCGCCCTGCTGGACCGACGGCTGCGACGCGCCGGGGTCGCGGTCCTCGTGCTGCTCGGCACGGTCACGGCGGCCAGCCTCCTGTGGAGCCTCACCCTGTCCTGGAGCGAGCCCGCCGAGGCCTACTTCGCCACGCCGGCCCGCATGTGGCAGCTCGGCGCCGGCGGCGTGCTGGCGTGGATGCTGCTCCACCAGCGCCGTCGCCCCGGCGCGAACGTCCGCGGCGCCTACGCGCTGGCCGGCCTCGCACTGGTCCTCGCGAGCTCCCTGCTCATCACCGGTGAGACGGTCTACCCGGGCTGGGCGGCGCTGGTGCCGACCCTCGCGGCGGCACTCCTGATCCATGCCGACGACCCCGACGGCCCGCTCTCCCTGCGTCGCCTGACCCACTCACGTCCGGTGCAGCTGGTGGGTGACTGCTCCTACGCCATCTACCTGTGGCACTGGCCCATCGTCGTCCTGGCCCCCGGCGTGCTCGGCGTGCAGCGCGGCCTGGTCCTGTCCCTCGCGCTCATCGGCCTCACGCTGGCACTGTCGTGGGCGTCGACGCGCTACGTCGAGAACGCCCTGCGCCCGCGCTCCGGCACGACGTTCGTCGGCCGGCGCGCGGTGCTGGTGCTCGCCGTGTGCTCCCTGCTCGTCGTGGGCATCGCCTGGTCGATGCTCCGTGCGTCCGAGTCGGCCGTGCGCGCCTCCGAGGACCGGGTCCGCGACCTCGTCCCCACCTCCCTGGAGCCGACCTGCGTCGGAGCGGGTGCGCTCGACCCCGACCTCGACTGCGAGGAGCCCACCGAGCTGGTCACCACGCCGGAGTTCACCCGGGGCGACCTGCCGCTCTCGGTCATCGTCGGCCAGTGCATCAACTGGCCGCCGTTCGGCGAGCTGGTCAGCTGCCCCGTCGGCGACACGACCCAACCCGAGCGCAAGGTGGCGCTGCTGGGCAACTCGCACGCCGGCCACTGGGAGCCGGCCCTGACCGCGATCGCCCAGGAGCACCAGTGGCAGGTCGACACCTACGTCATCGGGGTGTGCCAGCCCACCACCGACAATGCGGCGGCGCCCTCGGTCGACCCCGCCGAGACCGACACCTGCGACGCGCTGGTCGACGAGGCCCTCGACCGCATCGTCGCCGAGCACGACCTGGTCGTGATGTCGACCCTCGACCGCGACTCGACCTCCCCCGACATCTACGAGGCCACCCTGCGCCGCCTCACCGACGCCGGCGTGCCCGTGCTCGTCATCCGTGACACGCCGGCACCGATGGACCCCGACTACGACACGGTCGCCTGCGTGAGCGAGCACCTCGAGGACACCACGGCCTGCGACGGCACCCCCGAGGAGTGGGTGGGGCAGGACCCGCTCACCGAGGCCGCGGAGGCCCTCGACTCGGACCTCGTCACCACCGTCGACCTCGAGGACCACATCTGCCGCGAGGACGTGTGCCCGGCGGTGATCGGCGGAGTGATCGTCTACGCCGACTACAACCACCTCTCGGCGACGTACTCCGCGACCCTCGCCCCCTACCTCGAGCCGGCCGCGCTCGAGGCGATGGCGACAGGCGACTGA
- a CDS encoding glycosyltransferase family 39 protein, whose amino-acid sequence MPARPRLAVLPLLAVVGVGLVLSVIQVLSYPRLSPIDELSHLDYMLRSPTLLDPGDKVGQDAMHIQACRGVDAEGFDPNPCKRGTVYDPDVYQESGYNTAATNTPIYYAADRAVAEVIRVATPVDSLFIAGRMAGGLWLALGVVLTALAGRRMGVGMLPLAGVLGLVVASPATTYASATVTPDALGLVVGAVVLLAALRWEERPTKARAAVLVAVAAIVALIKLTNFVVVAAVALYLLLNRARAARSETDTGHAATPPVSGRSRTVVALATGAFALFAAAAWTVSSNARNHQDPDDLPDMATRFAVDAFPWRGLFDNAFSLAQPLQSPWVSVGDPTLMFFSNTLAHLVLTAGLVAAALFVTDRRRETLLARSLLVAAVVFSLGLVVLGYATSQMYFPLPNRYGVAIVAPAAVVTASMLRSRISVGVVLTLAVLAATVSVVRLAGLPWVPPT is encoded by the coding sequence ATGCCAGCACGCCCACGCCTTGCCGTCCTCCCACTCTTGGCGGTGGTCGGTGTCGGACTGGTCCTGTCGGTGATCCAGGTGCTGTCCTACCCCCGCCTCAGCCCGATCGACGAGCTCTCCCACCTCGACTACATGCTGCGCTCCCCCACGCTGCTCGACCCCGGCGACAAGGTCGGGCAGGACGCCATGCACATCCAGGCGTGCCGGGGCGTCGACGCCGAGGGTTTCGACCCCAACCCGTGCAAGCGGGGCACTGTCTACGACCCTGACGTGTACCAGGAGTCCGGTTACAACACCGCCGCCACGAACACGCCGATCTACTACGCCGCCGACCGGGCCGTGGCCGAGGTGATCCGGGTGGCGACGCCGGTCGACAGCCTCTTCATCGCCGGCCGCATGGCGGGCGGCCTGTGGCTCGCGCTGGGCGTCGTGCTGACGGCGCTGGCGGGCCGCCGCATGGGCGTGGGGATGCTGCCGCTCGCCGGCGTGCTCGGCCTCGTCGTGGCGTCGCCGGCGACGACGTACGCCAGTGCCACCGTCACCCCTGACGCCCTCGGTCTCGTGGTCGGCGCCGTGGTGCTGCTCGCGGCACTGCGATGGGAGGAGCGTCCGACGAAGGCCCGGGCGGCCGTGCTGGTCGCCGTCGCGGCGATCGTGGCCCTGATCAAGCTCACCAACTTCGTCGTCGTCGCGGCGGTGGCGCTCTACCTGCTCCTCAACCGTGCCCGTGCCGCGAGGAGCGAGACCGACACAGGGCACGCTGCGACACCGCCCGTCAGCGGCCGGTCCCGCACGGTCGTCGCCCTGGCCACCGGCGCCTTCGCCCTCTTCGCCGCCGCCGCCTGGACGGTGTCCAGCAACGCGCGCAACCACCAGGACCCTGACGACCTGCCCGACATGGCGACCAGGTTCGCCGTCGACGCGTTCCCCTGGCGCGGGCTCTTCGACAACGCCTTCTCGCTGGCCCAGCCCCTGCAGTCCCCGTGGGTGAGCGTGGGCGACCCGACGCTGATGTTCTTCAGCAACACCCTGGCGCACCTGGTCCTGACGGCGGGGCTCGTCGCCGCTGCCCTGTTCGTCACCGACCGCAGGCGCGAGACGCTCCTGGCCAGGTCGCTCCTGGTCGCGGCGGTGGTGTTCTCGCTCGGCCTGGTGGTGCTCGGCTACGCGACGTCCCAGATGTACTTCCCGCTCCCCAACCGCTACGGCGTGGCGATCGTCGCGCCGGCAGCGGTCGTGACGGCCTCCATGCTGCGCAGCCGCATCTCCGTGGGCGTGGTCCTCACCCTCGCCGTGCTGGCCGCCACCGTGTCCGTCGTCCGCCTCGCCGGGTTGCCCTGGGTGCCCCCCACGTGA
- a CDS encoding class I SAM-dependent methyltransferase, whose product MTHEGTTSVDYGQAYYNEAHLGGHGDYSWDNEHWRSFFMSVADRLIGAFNPGSVLDVGCARGLLVQSFTVQGVEAHGLDISAHAVASAHEDVRDRLSVASATEPIAGRYDLVTCIEVLEHMSEGDAQLAIDHLTAVTDRVLFSSSPEDHDEPTHVNTNPGEQWAAWFAERGFFRRVDVDVSMIAPWAVVFERGEPTLHDLTKRYEQQYARVRTELLEKRRALLEADRELNVLRGQLDERPVDSSEADRLRAEVAHARHSVLVNRDHVIGLEAQNGRLQRDLSLVTLELKKAQRRVKGLSKRRDELTGRLQETRQRLERTRKRVVELEAAPPARASIPRRVVRRARRALR is encoded by the coding sequence ATGACCCACGAGGGAACGACGTCGGTCGACTACGGCCAGGCCTACTACAACGAGGCCCACCTGGGTGGTCACGGGGACTACTCCTGGGACAACGAGCACTGGCGCAGCTTCTTCATGTCGGTCGCCGACCGGCTCATCGGGGCGTTCAACCCCGGCTCGGTCCTCGACGTGGGGTGCGCCCGCGGGCTGCTCGTCCAGTCGTTCACGGTGCAGGGTGTCGAGGCGCACGGACTGGACATCTCCGCACATGCCGTCGCCAGTGCCCACGAGGACGTGCGCGACCGCTTGAGCGTCGCCTCCGCCACCGAGCCCATCGCGGGGCGCTACGACCTGGTCACGTGCATCGAGGTGCTCGAGCACATGTCGGAGGGCGACGCGCAGCTGGCGATCGACCACCTCACCGCGGTCACCGACCGGGTGCTGTTCTCCTCGAGCCCCGAGGACCACGACGAGCCCACCCACGTCAACACCAACCCCGGCGAGCAGTGGGCGGCCTGGTTCGCCGAGCGTGGCTTCTTCCGTCGGGTGGACGTCGACGTCAGCATGATCGCCCCCTGGGCCGTGGTGTTCGAGCGCGGTGAGCCGACCCTCCACGACCTCACCAAGCGCTACGAGCAGCAGTACGCCCGCGTGCGGACCGAGCTGCTCGAGAAGAGGCGCGCGCTCCTCGAGGCCGACCGTGAGCTCAACGTCCTGCGCGGTCAGCTCGACGAGCGTCCTGTCGACAGCTCCGAGGCCGACCGGCTGAGGGCCGAGGTCGCCCACGCGCGCCACAGCGTGCTGGTCAACCGTGACCACGTCATCGGGCTGGAGGCACAGAACGGGCGCCTGCAGCGCGACCTCAGCCTCGTCACGCTGGAGCTCAAGAAGGCACAGCGCCGGGTCAAGGGCCTGTCCAAGCGCCGCGACGAGCTCACGGGGAGGCTGCAGGAGACCCGCCAGCGCCTCGAGCGCACCCGCAAGCGGGTAGTCGAGCTCGAAGCCGCCCCTCCTGCGCGGGCGTCGATCCCGCGGCGCGTCGTGCGTCGTGCCCGCAGGGCGCTGCGGTGA
- a CDS encoding class I SAM-dependent methyltransferase gives MTNECRACQGTTREFARDQVLGHVPALYLRCDVCGAVQAADPTWLEEAYSDAIAKLDIGLLDRCQILASITATVLRSERLRGGTFLDWAGGYGTLTRLMRDRGFDFAHTDPFATNIFAEGHESSPVTDAAGPGGQRYDLVTAFEVLEHLEDPVSALAPLSQRTDLLLTTTQVLPDPAPGPREWDYYTLETGQHITFYTRASLEHLARRLGFDGVVTSNLVHLFHRGKVSAATRALVRRPGVAYGLGHLAALPDRRHSLMMRDYQRVSTSLSSPSEPSRGSVPDPARGTPDT, from the coding sequence GTGACGAACGAGTGCAGGGCCTGCCAGGGGACGACGAGGGAGTTCGCACGGGACCAGGTGCTGGGGCACGTGCCGGCGCTCTACCTGCGGTGCGACGTGTGCGGAGCGGTCCAGGCCGCCGACCCCACGTGGCTCGAGGAGGCCTACAGCGACGCCATCGCCAAGCTCGACATCGGCTTGCTGGACCGGTGCCAGATCCTCGCCAGCATCACGGCGACGGTGCTGCGCTCCGAGCGGCTGCGGGGTGGCACGTTCCTGGACTGGGCCGGCGGCTACGGCACCCTCACCCGTCTCATGCGGGACCGCGGCTTCGACTTCGCCCACACCGACCCGTTCGCGACCAACATCTTCGCCGAGGGCCACGAGTCCTCCCCGGTCACCGACGCCGCCGGACCCGGTGGTCAGCGGTACGATCTCGTCACGGCCTTCGAGGTGTTGGAGCACCTCGAGGATCCCGTGTCCGCACTGGCTCCGCTCTCGCAGCGCACCGACCTGCTGCTGACGACCACCCAGGTCCTGCCGGACCCGGCGCCCGGCCCTCGGGAGTGGGACTACTACACGCTCGAGACCGGCCAGCACATCACCTTCTACACGCGTGCCTCCCTCGAGCACCTCGCGAGACGGCTCGGGTTCGACGGCGTGGTCACCAGCAACCTCGTCCACCTCTTCCACCGGGGCAAGGTGTCCGCGGCGACCCGCGCACTCGTGCGCCGGCCCGGTGTCGCCTACGGGCTCGGTCACCTGGCCGCTCTGCCGGACCGCCGCCACTCGCTGATGATGCGCGACTACCAGCGCGTCAGCACCTCGCTCAGCAGTCCGAGCGAGCCCAGCCGGGGGTCCGTGCCCGATCCCGCCCGGGGGACACCGGACACCTAG
- a CDS encoding glycosyltransferase: MSPRRPAPLFSIVTPVYDPPLNVLKECIESVLAQDFEDWEMILVDDLSPNEAVPTVIARYAAEDARIRLIERDTNGHIVVASNDGLDAARGEFVALLDHDDLLAATALSRVAAEIERHDDVDYVYTDEDKVGADGRFYATFHKPDWSPERLRGQMYTSHLSVLRTELVREVGGFREGFEGSQDHDLVLRVTEQARRVVHVPEVLYHWRAVEGSTAVDIEAKPYANDAGLRAVQDHLDRLGVAATAVAGAEPGRYEIRRALDPAVRVSLVIPTMGQSAVILGESRVLVVEAVRSALARTDHEDVEVVVVHDAPTPAYVLDQLREVAGERLVLVPFDAPFNFSTKMNLGVSHASGERIVFLNDDVEAISDGWLEQLVAPLDEPGVGLTGAKLYYADQTVQHAGHAYFNAGYHHPFRFRTRDEAGPFGELFVSREVTGVTAACAAMTREAYVEIGGFTETLPANFNDVDLCYKVGRAGLRVLFIANSELFHYESQTRVPQVAEWERLAVVSRWGTPTEDAYLRSELAMPNLRRVREVTPELLGDS, translated from the coding sequence GTGAGCCCTCGCCGTCCGGCGCCGCTGTTCAGCATCGTCACGCCGGTCTACGACCCGCCGCTCAACGTGCTCAAGGAGTGCATCGAGTCGGTGCTGGCCCAGGACTTCGAGGACTGGGAGATGATCCTGGTCGACGACCTCTCGCCCAACGAGGCCGTGCCCACCGTCATCGCGCGCTACGCAGCCGAGGACGCTCGGATCCGCCTGATCGAGCGCGACACCAACGGCCACATCGTCGTCGCGTCCAACGACGGGCTCGACGCGGCGAGGGGAGAGTTCGTCGCGCTCCTCGACCACGACGACCTCCTCGCCGCCACCGCCCTGTCGCGGGTCGCCGCCGAGATCGAGCGCCACGACGACGTCGACTACGTCTACACCGACGAGGACAAGGTCGGGGCAGACGGCAGGTTCTACGCCACCTTCCACAAGCCGGACTGGTCGCCCGAGCGCCTGCGCGGCCAGATGTACACCTCCCACCTCTCGGTGCTCCGCACCGAGCTGGTGCGGGAGGTCGGCGGGTTCCGGGAGGGGTTCGAGGGCTCGCAGGACCACGACCTCGTGCTCAGGGTCACCGAGCAGGCGCGCCGGGTCGTCCACGTCCCCGAGGTGCTCTACCACTGGCGGGCGGTCGAGGGATCCACCGCCGTCGACATCGAGGCCAAGCCCTACGCCAACGACGCCGGGCTGAGAGCCGTGCAGGACCACCTCGACCGGCTGGGGGTCGCGGCCACCGCCGTCGCCGGCGCGGAGCCGGGCCGCTACGAGATCAGGCGTGCGCTCGACCCGGCGGTCCGGGTCTCGCTGGTCATCCCCACCATGGGCCAGTCCGCCGTCATCCTCGGCGAGTCCCGCGTCCTCGTCGTGGAGGCGGTGCGTTCGGCGCTCGCCCGCACCGACCACGAGGACGTGGAGGTGGTCGTGGTGCACGACGCACCGACGCCGGCCTACGTCCTGGACCAGCTGCGCGAGGTCGCCGGCGAGCGGCTGGTGCTCGTGCCCTTCGACGCCCCGTTCAACTTCAGCACCAAGATGAACCTCGGGGTCAGCCACGCCTCGGGGGAGCGCATCGTCTTCCTCAACGACGACGTCGAGGCCATCTCCGACGGTTGGCTCGAGCAGCTCGTGGCCCCGCTCGACGAGCCGGGCGTCGGCCTCACCGGTGCCAAGCTCTACTACGCCGACCAGACCGTGCAGCACGCCGGCCACGCCTACTTCAACGCCGGCTACCACCACCCCTTCCGGTTCCGCACGCGTGACGAGGCCGGCCCGTTCGGGGAGCTGTTCGTCAGCCGCGAGGTGACGGGCGTGACGGCGGCCTGCGCGGCGATGACCCGCGAGGCCTACGTCGAGATCGGCGGGTTCACCGAGACGCTCCCGGCCAACTTCAACGACGTCGACCTCTGCTACAAGGTCGGACGCGCCGGCCTCCGTGTCCTGTTCATCGCCAACAGCGAGCTCTTCCACTACGAGTCGCAGACCCGTGTGCCGCAGGTGGCTGAGTGGGAGCGGCTCGCGGTGGTGAGCAGGTGGGGGACCCCGACAGAGGACGCCTACCTGCGCAGCGAGCTCGCGATGCCCAACCTTCGCCGGGTGCGAGAGGTGACCCCCGAGCTGCTCGGCGACTCCTGA
- a CDS encoding glycosyltransferase — protein sequence MLEVCIPFWGEPALLFEAVESVRAQSDPDWRLTVVDDCYPDDAVATWFAALDDARVRYLRNETNLGITDNYRRCLELATAEWMVFLGCDDVMLPEYVATVRAAIATADPDVDVVQPGVEVVDEHSVRVDPLVDRVKRTLFAPRLDGPLVLGGEDLAVSVLRGNWTYWPSLAFRTEALRRHDFLDGFPLVQDLALLVDLALGGSKMLVLPDVVFAYRRHSASASSATVDDGGRFAGERAYFAIAADRTAARGWTRARRAARVHAASRLYAASRLPQALGGRAWTAVGALGRHAFGR from the coding sequence ATGCTTGAGGTCTGCATCCCGTTCTGGGGCGAGCCCGCGCTCCTGTTCGAGGCGGTCGAGAGCGTGCGCGCCCAGTCCGACCCGGACTGGCGTCTCACGGTCGTCGACGACTGCTACCCCGACGATGCCGTCGCCACGTGGTTCGCGGCGCTCGACGACGCCCGCGTGCGCTACCTGCGCAACGAGACCAACCTCGGCATCACCGACAACTACCGCCGTTGCCTGGAGCTCGCGACCGCGGAGTGGATGGTGTTCCTCGGCTGCGACGACGTGATGCTGCCGGAGTACGTCGCCACGGTCCGCGCCGCCATCGCCACCGCCGATCCGGACGTCGATGTCGTGCAGCCCGGCGTCGAGGTCGTCGATGAGCACTCCGTGCGCGTGGACCCGCTGGTGGACCGGGTGAAGCGAACGCTGTTCGCTCCCCGCCTCGACGGCCCGCTGGTGCTCGGCGGCGAGGACCTCGCAGTGTCGGTGCTGCGGGGCAACTGGACCTACTGGCCCTCGCTCGCCTTTCGCACCGAGGCGCTGCGGCGCCACGACTTCCTCGACGGCTTCCCTCTCGTCCAGGACCTCGCGCTCCTGGTCGACCTCGCGCTGGGCGGGTCGAAGATGCTCGTGCTGCCGGACGTCGTGTTCGCCTACCGTCGCCACTCGGCCAGCGCGTCGTCGGCCACCGTCGACGACGGCGGACGGTTCGCGGGCGAGCGCGCGTACTTCGCGATCGCGGCCGACCGGACCGCGGCTCGTGGCTGGACGCGCGCACGGCGGGCCGCCCGGGTGCACGCGGCGTCGCGCCTCTATGCAGCGAGTCGTCTGCCGCAGGCGCTCGGCGGGCGGGCCTGGACAGCAGTCGGCGCCCTCGGCCGGCACGCCTTCGGGCGCTGA
- a CDS encoding glycosyltransferase — MFTDLPEPPGEVRDLWDSSMATRVGTMLDGEHRVAFVYRTPDTSTFRYRVANTVDALNHTPDRRLRAGWFCDDELRALTRIVPELDAIVVARYPYGAALRELVQKAEAHDVPLVFDCDDLVFDVGFAELVMSSLGKDQDVNAEWDVWFAYMGRLNASLSACRGAMTTNALLARRLAPYVEHAPSIVPNVLNRAQQAYSRELLDAKVGGAFRRTGPVTIGYFSGTPSHVRDFAIAGPALARLLDEDDDVSVRIVGYLDDLGALEPHRERVEFQKFMHYVELQRSIAEVEVNIAPLSHTPFNICKSDLKFFEAAAVGTWTVASHTPSLDEAVEDGVTGRLAKAHEWDGALREAVHLARDRQAYADRMTPAAEQAHSRWAWSSVAEPLAQALEPYLRSR; from the coding sequence ATGTTCACTGACCTGCCCGAGCCTCCCGGCGAGGTCCGCGACCTGTGGGACAGCTCCATGGCCACGCGCGTCGGCACCATGCTCGACGGCGAGCACCGCGTCGCGTTCGTCTACCGGACCCCCGACACCAGCACGTTCCGCTACCGCGTCGCGAACACCGTCGACGCGCTCAACCACACCCCCGACAGACGGCTCCGCGCAGGGTGGTTCTGCGACGACGAGCTGCGCGCCCTCACGCGGATCGTGCCGGAGCTCGACGCGATCGTCGTCGCGCGCTACCCCTACGGTGCCGCGCTGCGCGAGCTCGTCCAGAAGGCCGAGGCGCACGACGTACCACTGGTCTTCGACTGCGACGACCTGGTCTTCGACGTCGGGTTCGCCGAGCTGGTGATGAGCTCGCTCGGCAAGGACCAGGACGTCAACGCCGAGTGGGACGTGTGGTTCGCCTACATGGGACGCCTCAACGCGTCCCTGTCGGCCTGCCGCGGAGCGATGACGACGAACGCCCTCCTGGCGCGTCGGCTCGCGCCCTACGTCGAGCACGCGCCGTCCATCGTGCCCAACGTGCTCAACCGGGCCCAGCAGGCCTACTCCCGCGAGCTGCTCGACGCCAAGGTCGGTGGAGCGTTCCGGCGCACCGGGCCGGTCACGATCGGCTACTTCAGCGGTACGCCGTCGCACGTGCGTGACTTCGCCATCGCCGGCCCCGCGCTGGCGCGGCTGCTCGACGAGGACGACGACGTCTCGGTGCGCATCGTGGGCTACCTCGACGACCTGGGCGCACTCGAGCCGCACCGGGAACGCGTGGAGTTCCAGAAGTTCATGCACTACGTCGAGCTGCAGCGCTCGATCGCCGAGGTCGAGGTCAACATCGCCCCGCTCTCCCACACCCCCTTCAACATCTGCAAGTCCGACCTCAAGTTCTTCGAGGCTGCTGCGGTGGGCACGTGGACGGTCGCCTCGCACACGCCCTCGCTCGACGAGGCCGTGGAGGACGGCGTCACAGGTCGCCTGGCCAAGGCCCACGAGTGGGACGGTGCCCTGCGCGAGGCCGTCCACCTGGCCCGGGACCGGCAGGCGTACGCCGACCGCATGACGCCGGCAGCCGAGCAGGCCCACTCCCGCTGGGCATGGAGCTCCGTGGCGGAACCGCTGGCCCAGGCCCTCGAGCCCTACCTGCGGTCCCGCTGA